The following DNA comes from Phytohabitans rumicis.
CTCGCCCACGTGGCTCTCGCCGAAGAGCACCGTGAAGACCGGGATCGCCTTGATCTTCGCAGGCAGCTTGGCGTGCCAGGAGCGGAAACCCGCCAGGGTACGGCCGACCGTCCGCTCACCGTCGGTCAGCAACACCACCGACGTGAAGCGGCCCGGGTCGGCGGCGTCCAGTTGGCGGGCCAGATCCAGGCCGCGGACGAGCGCCTCGTAGATGGCGGTGTCGCCGCTCGCGGCCAGCCCGCGGACGTACCCGCGGATCTGGCCCGTCACCGCCTGCCTGCCGGTCTCCGGCAGGTCGAAGCGGCGTGGCGCCTTCGGCGTCGTGCTGAACGGCAGCATGATCACCTGCTCCCGTCCGTTGAAGCGGGTCAGCGAACCGGACAGTGACGTGTCCGCACCGGACAGTCCAAGTAGGGCGGTCTGCAAGCCCTTGATGCGGGCGCCCTTCATCGAGCCGGACACGTCGAGCAGGTAGATGGTGCGGGCCGGCTTGCGCAGCGTGTCGCCGAATCCGGTCACGAGCGCCGTCGCCGCCTCGTACCGCGACGGGAACGGCAGCTCGACCAAACCGCCATCCGCCGGGCCGAACGCCTTCGCGAGCGTGATTCCGGGTACGGCCGGCCGGCGGAACGTCGACTCCATGAGCTTTCGCTGGGTGGACGGCCGGCGCAGGAAGTCGGCGACCGCAGCGTAGTTGGTGCGCGCCTGTTCGGAGGCGCCGGCCAGCAGCGTCAGCGGGTAGTCGGCGGTCACGACGCCGTCCGCCGGATAGACCACGGTCAGCGGCTCCGGCAGGCGCTTGCCCGCGTTGACCGACAGCAGGACGGACTCGTAGTTGATGAGGCCGTCCACCGGGGCGTCGCCGGCCTGCCGCTTGACGTACGCGTCGGCGAGCCAGCCGGACGAGCCCGCCGTCAGCGACTGCCCGGCGAAGAAGGACTGGAGCCGTGGGGTCAGCGCGGTGATCTCGTTGGTGGTCAGCGCCCGGCCGGTGCCGGCCAGCGCGGCGGCGACGCTGACCAGCGCGGAGTAGCCGGAGTTGGAGGCGGCGGGATTCGTCATGCCGTACGTGAACCGGCCCTCGCCGGCGGCCGTCGCGATCTCGCTCCACGTAGGACGGTGCTTGTCCCAGCCGAGCTGCTTGGCGACCGAGGCGCGCAGCCCGAGTACGACGGGGGAGTTCGCCACCTTGGTGCTCACGTCGATCCGCCCGGCGGCGTCCGGGTGCAGCTCCAGGTAGCGGTTGCTGGAGAACCAGATCGCGTCCTGGTCGCGCCCGGCGGTGCCGGCGGCCACCCGCTCGATGCCGTCCAGCGTGCCGATCTCGGTGAGCTTGACGGTGACGCCGGTGGCGGCCTTCGCCTCCTCCAGGATCGGCTGGAGGTCGGTCAGCTCGCTGCCGGCCAGCACCCGCAGCGTGCCTGAACCCCGCTTGAACGGGCCTTCGGAGGCGTTCGGCTCGGGCTTGCCGGTGCAGCCGGCCGCCAGCGCCAGCACCACCGCGAGAGCAAGAGTCTTCTTCATGATCGCAATCGTTGATTGAGGGTGGTGAGGAGGGACTCGACGACCCCCGGGTCGGGGGAATCGACGAGGTCGGTCAGGTGGGTGGGCAGCGCCGCGCCGCCGGCCGGCACCCGCGCCAGCACCGGTGCGAAGACCGACTCGTCGGCTGTGCGGAAGCCGTGCTCGGCGGCGAGCCGGACGAGCTCCGGGTCGGTGGTCAGCAGCCGGCCGACCTCGCCGCCGCGGCCGTCGAAGGCGACCACCGTGTGCGTGCTGCTCGTGGTGGGGGAGAGGTAGACCAGGGTGGCGCCCAGCGGCAGCGTGCCGGACAGCGCCGCATCGACGTACTGGGCCTCGTAGGCGAGCACCAGCGGGGCGTAGTTGAGGCCCTGTGCGAGGTACTTCTCGAAGGGATCCTCTGTGGACCTCTCCAGGCCGCCCTGGTCGGCGAAGAGCTTGACCACCTGTTCGACCGCGCCCGCACCACCGCCCAGGCGCATGAGGGCGAGCCATGCGTAGACGGCGGCGGAGTTGGAGTCGCCCGGATGCGTGGTGGTCAGCAGGATGTCCCGGCGGGCCGGGTAGGCCACGTTGCCCGGCAGTTGGTCCCAGCGCTTGTCCTGGTGCGCCAGTTCGAGGAGCTTGGTCAGGTCGAGCACCCAGTGGCCCTCCGGCGCCCGCCGCGCCACCCCCTGCGCGGCCAGCAGGTCGGCGACCGGGGTGAACGTCGCGACCGCCAGCGGCGATCGGAACGGCGCGTAGGAACCGGTGGCCGGGCGCGCCTGCCGTACCCGATCGGCCGCCTGCTCGCTGCCGGGGAACGCGAAGTCGTACCGTCCCAACGGGACGGTCGTGGCCATCTCCCGCGAACCGCGCGGGTCGGTCTCCACCCGGAGCCCGTGCCGGGCGAACGCCTCCTGGACCCGGCGGTCGGCGAAGAACGGCGCCTTCTCCGAACCGACCACGCCGCGGACCGGGTCCAGATGGTCGGCGCCGAGGTACCAGCCGAGCCCGGCGCCGATCGCGGCCAGGACGACGGCGGTTACCAGGATGGTCCAGGGGCGGCGTCTCACGGCCCGATGGTGGGTGCGGTCCAGGTCGCTTACAGTGCACGGAAGGTGAATAGTGGGTGAACGGATATTTCGACAAGAGCTGTTGTGCTGGTCGTGCCGTTGCCGAAATAGTTGCCCGATGGAGATCCCAAACCGGAACGGGCTCACGATCAATAGGCGTCAAATACTGACCGGCGCCGCCGCGGTGGCGGGCGCGTCGACGCTGGCGATTGGGGGACCGGCGCGGGCGGCCGACACGGCGGCGCCGTTCCTCCTCGGGGTGGCCAGCGGTGATCCGCTTCCCGACGCGGTGGTCCTCTGGACCCGACTGATGGGCAACACCCGCCCGGTGCAGGTGGGCTGGCAGGTGGCGCGGGATGAGCGGTTCCGGCGGGTGGTGCGTTCCGGCACCGCCTGGGCGCGGCCCGAACTGGCGCATTCCGTACACGTGGACGCGCGCGGGCTCGAGCCCGGACACGAATACTTCTACCGGTTCCGGGCGCACGGACACGTCAGCCCGGTGGGGCGTACCCGGACGGCCCCGCACCGTTTCGCCCGGCCGCACCGGCTCCGCTTCGGCGTCGCGAGCTGTCAGGACATGCAAAATGGCTATTGGCCCGCGTACTGGGGGCTCGCCGATGAAGATTTCGACGTCGTCTTCCACCTCGGCGACTACATCTACGAGTACGACCCGGACAGTCGATTTCCGGACCGGTCACACACCACGCCGGCGACGCTTGGCCTGGACCAACTGCGCACATTGGACGATTACCGCAATCGGCACGCGCAGTACAAGAGCGATCCGGCCCTGCGCGCCGCGCACGCCGCCGGCGCCTGGGTGGTCACGTGGGACGACCACGAGACCGAAAACAACTACGCCGGCTTCGTCGACGAGCTCGACTCCGGAGCGGCGCACCAGACGGCCGAGGAGTTCGCCCGGCAGCGGGCGGCCGCCTACCAGGCGTACTACGAGCACATGCCGATCCGCGCCCACCTGCGCCCCGGCAGCGACGGGATGCGGATCTACCGCCGCTTCGACTTCGGCCTACTGGCCCGGGTGAACGTCCTCGACACCCGGCAGTACCGGACCGACCAGCCCGGCCCGGTCGACCTCGGCCCCGAACCGTTCGGGCGGAACAACACCACCGGCACCCTCACCGGCGACGCCCAGGAGCAGTGGCTGGCGCACGGCCTGACCCACTCGCCCGCCCGCTGGAACGTGATCGCCCAGCAGGTGATGATGAGCAGGACCCGATTCCCCAATCCCGGTGGACCCGTGCCGCCCACGATCGTCAACCTGGACCAGTGGGACGGCTACATGCCGCAACGCGACCGGCTGCTCGGGCTGCTGCACGAGGCGCAGGTGGCCAACCCGGTGGTCCTCGCCGGCGACATCCACTCCACCTGGATCAGCGACCTCAAGCTCAACTTCGACGACCCGGCCTCGCCGGTGGTCGCGGCCGAATTCGTGGGTACGTCGATCAGCTCCGACTTCCCGCTCGCGTTCGACGCGCCGATCAAGCAGGCCAACCCGCTGCTGAACCCGCACGTGCGCTACTTCGACGGGCTCAAGCGGGGATACCTGCGGTGCGACGTCGAGCGCGGCTCCTGGCGTACCGACGTCCGCGTGGTCGACACCATCGACGTACGCGAGGCGCCGGTGCGCACGGCGGCCTCGTTCGCGGTCGAAGCCGGCCGCCCGGGGGTGGTCGCGGCCTGACCTTGCGGCAGGATGTACCCATGGCTGGGCGGATCCGGGACGAGGATATTGCGCTCGTGCGGGAGCGCACGGCGATCGCTGACGTGATCTCCGAGCACGTCACGCTCAAGTCGGCGGGCGGTGGCAACCTCAAGGGCCTGTGCCCGTTCCACGACGAGAAGACGGCGTCGTTCACGGTCGCTCCGGCCCGAAATGTGTACTTTTGTCATGGGTGTGGGCAGGGTGGGGACGCCATCAAGTTCCTCATGGACATCGACCACCTCTCGTTCGTGGAGTCGGTCGAGCGGCTGGCCGCCCGCGCCGGCATCCAGCTGCGGTACGCCGAAGCTGGCCCCGCCCCGGTGCGCCAGAATCAAGGCCAGCGGCAGCGCCTCGTGGCTGCCCACGCCGCCGCCCTCGAGTTCTACGCCGACCAGCTTCGTACCGCGCCGGCCCACAAGGCGCGCGAGTTTCTCGCCGAGCGCGGCTTCGACCGAGCGACGGCTCAGCAGTATGCCTGCGGCTTCGCCCCGGACGCGTGGGACCACCTGGCCAAGCATCTGCGGCAGAAGGGGTTCACCCCGCAGGAGATGATCACCGCAGGACTGGCCCGGGAGGCGCGGTCCGGCTCGCTGATCGACCGCTTCCGGCGCCGGCTGCTGTGGCCCATCAAGGACCTGACCGGTGATGTGATCGGATTCGGCGCGCGCAAGCTCTTCGACGACGATGACGGGCCGAAGTACCTCAACACCCCCGAGACCCCTCTGTACAAGAAATCCCATGTGCTCTATGGGGTCGACCAGGCCAAGCGGGAGATCGCCAAGCAGGGTCGGGTGGTCATCGTCGAGGGCTACACCGACGTGATGGCCTGCCACCTCGCGGACGTGCCGACCGCGGTGGCGACGTGCGGCACGTCGTTCGGCACCGACCACATCGGAGTGCTGCGCCGGCTGCTGATGGACACGGACGGCTTCGCCGGCGAGATCATCTTCACCTTCGACGGGGACGCGGCCGGCCAGAAGGCCGCGCTGCGGGCGTTCGAGGAGGACCAGAAGTTCGTCGGCCGCACGTTCATCGCGATCTCACCGGACAACATGGACCCCTGCGAACTGCGGCTCGCCAAGGGGGACATGGCGGTCCGGGACCTGGTCGCGCGGCGCGAGCCACTCGTCGACTTCGCGCTGCGCCAGGTGCTTTCGCGGCACGACCTGGACACCGTCGAGGGCCGGGTGGACGCGATGCGCCGGGCCGCGCCGCTGGTCGCGAAGATCAAAGACCGGGAAAAGCGCCCCGAGTACGTCCGGAAGCTCGCCGGCGACCTCGGCATGGAGATCGAGCCGGTGCAGCGGGCGGTGGCGGCGGCGCTCGGTAGGACCGAGGCCGCGAATGGCCCCGCCGCGGTTCAGGCGTCTGTGGACAGTCCACAGTCGATGGTCGAGCGGGAGTGCCTGAAGCTGGCGTTGCAGATGCCGGCCCTGGCGGGCCCGATGTTCGACGCGCTGGGCCCGGAGGTCTACCGGCACCCCGTACACGCGGTGGTCCGGGAGGCCATCGCCGCGGCGGGCGGCGCGGCGTCCGCGGCGGCCGGGGCCGTCTGGATCGAGGGGGTACGCGACGCCTGCGCCGACCTGGCCGCGAAGGCGCTCGCCGGGGAGCTGGCCGTCGAGCCCCTTCAGCTCGAGATGGAGCCGGACATGCGGTATCTGTCGATGCAGCTCGCCCAGTTGCAACTTCCCGGCGTGATGCAGCGAATCGGCGAGATCAAGTCGAAGGTTCAACGCATCAATCCCGTGTCGAACGCCGATGATCACTTGCGTCTCTTTAGCGAGCTGCTGCCCTTGGAGCAGAAGGCGCGGGCGCTGCGCGAGCAGGCGGTGGGTGGCCTATGAAGCTGTTTCGGCGCAAGGCGAAGCTGCCGGCCGACCGGCGTCCCGCTCTGGAGGCGGACGAGCGGATCCTCTCCTGGGCGGAGTCGTCCGACGGCGACGTGGTCGCGACCAACCTCGGGCTGTGGCTGCCCGGCCGGGCGCGGCTGGGCTGGCACGAGATCCACAAGGCGGTCTGGTCGGGGCGGGAGCTGACCGTCACGCCGGCCGGCGTGGTGCGGGAGCGCCCCGAGTACGCCGTGGTCGCCGACGAGCCGCTCCTGACGTACCTCCTGCTGGAGCCCGGCGACGTGCCGCACCAGGTGCGCGCGAGGGTGACCCGTTCGGTGGCGTACACCGAACACCACCCGCTGCCCGACGGCGGCGGAGTGCGGGTGGTGGCGCGGCGGGTGAGCGGCGTGGACGGCCTGACCTGGACGGCCCGGTACGACGCGGGCGCCGCGCCGGCGGAGGAGACGGTCGACGAGTTGGTCGCGGCCGCCAGGGCGACCGCGGGTGTTGTCAGCCCGTGAAGACGTGGTCGCTGATCAGGCGGGCCGCTCCGACGAGCCCGGCCTGATCGCCCATCTCGGACAGCGCGATCGGCATGTCGCCGGTGGCTAGCGGCAGCGACTTGCGGTAGACGACGGCGCGGATCTCGGCGAGCAGCGCGTGCCCCATGCCGGCGACGCCGCCGCCGATGACGACCAGGCCGGGGTTGAAGAAGCTCACCAGGCCGGCGAGGACCTGACCGACGCGGCGCGCGCCGTCGCGGACCAGTCCCATCGCGTACGGGTCGCCGTCCGTCGCCGCCGTGGACACGTCGACCGGGGTGACCGCGCCGGCCTCGCGCAGCCGGTCGGCGAGGTGCGGCGACCGCCCGGAGCGGGCCGCGACGAGGGCGTCCCGGGTCAGCGCGGCCCCGCCGAAGAACGCCTCCAGGCAGCCGGTGTTGCCGCAGACGCAGATCGGGCCGTGCGGGTCGACGGAGGTGTGGCCGATGTCGCCGGCGCTGCCGGTGGCGCCGCGGTAGACCTGGCCGCCGGCGACGATGCCGCAGCCGATGCCCGCGCCGATCTTGACGAACAGGAAGTCGTCGAAGGTGCGCGCGATGCCGGCGTGCATCTCGCCGAGCGCCATGATGTTGACGTCGTTGTCGACGAGCACCGGGCAGCCCAGTTCGGTGGCGAGCGTCTCGCGCAGCGGAAAGCGGTGCCAGCCGGGCATGAACGGCGGCGAGACGGGCACCCCCTCGCGAAAGCTCACCGGGCCGGGCACGCCCACGCCGGCCCCGGTGAAGCGGGTGGTGCCGGTGTCGGCGCGCAGCTTGTTGACCAGTTCGAGGGCCTGGCTGATCACGGCGGCCGGCCCGCGCCGCAGGTCGGTGTGCTCGGTGACCCGGGCCAGCACGCGCATCTCGCCGTCGGTGACGGCGAGGTCGAGCGTGGTGGCGCCGATGTCGATGCCGAGGAAGCGGGTGGCCTCGGCGATCTGGACCAGCGACGAACGCCGGCCGCCTCGGGAGGCGGCCGGTCCGACGGTGTCGACGAGTCCTCGTTCGATGAGGCGGTCGATGTCGACCGAGAGCTTGGATCGGGACAGTCCCACCGCGTCGACCAGTTCGGCGCGCGAGCGAGGCCCGCCGTCGCGCAGGAGGCGAAGCACCGCCGCCTGGTGCCGATTGTCGGGCCACACTCCAACCATTCGGCCAAGATAGCGCAAAGTTTGCTCGTGTTGGAGACAACTTTCTCCCGGACATGCAAAAGTCGAGAAACCCGGTTGGGGTTGTCGTACCCCGGCGCTACGGTTCGCGGGTGGCACTCATCCAGGCACGGGGGCTGGTGAAGAGGTTCGGCGACTTCACTGCGGTCGACGGCATCGACGTCGACGTGCAGCAGGGGGAGGCGTTCGGCTTCCTGGGCCCCAACGGCGCGGGCAAGAGTTCGACCATGCGGATGATCGGCTGCGTGTCCCCGCCCACCGGCGGCACCCTCCGCATCCTGGGGAAGGACCCGCTGCGCGACGGGCCGGCGATCCGCGCTCGCCTCGGCGTGTGCCCCCAGCTCGACAACCTCGACCCCGAGCTGACCGTCAAGGAAAACCTGACGACGTACGCGCGATATTTCGGCATCCCGCGCCGGGTGGCCCGGGAGCGGGCCGCCGAGCTGCTCGAGTTCGTGCAGCTGACCGAGCGTGCCAACAGCAAGGTCGAGCCGCTGTCCGGCGGCATGAAGCGGCGGCTCACGATCGCCCGCGCGCTGGTCAACGAGCCCGAGATCGTGCTGCTCGACGAGCCCACCACCGGGCTCGACCCGCAGGCCCGCCACCTGGTGTGGGAGCGGCTGTTCCGGCTCAAACAGCAGGGCGTGACGCTGGTGCTGACCACGCACTACATGGACGAGGCGGAGCAGCTGTGCGACCGCCTCGTGGTGATGGACGGCGGCCGGATCGTGGCGGAGGGCTCCCCGCGTGCGCTGATCGAGCAGCACTCCACCCGCGAGGTGGTCGAGCTGCGCTTCGCCGCCGAGTCGCAGGAGGAGTTCGCGGGCAAGCTGACCGGCCTCGGTGAGCGCGTCGAGGTGCTGCCCGACCGCATCCTGCTCTACGTCTCCGACGGCGACGCGGCCGTGGCCGAGGTGCACGGCCGCGCGCTGACCCCGGCCAGCGTGCTGGTGCGGCGCAGCTCGCTCGAGGACGTCTTCCTGCACCTGACCGGCCGGACCCTGGTGGACTGACGATGACCGCCGTCTTCGAGTACCACCTGGTCACCTACCGGCGGGTGTGGCGCGGCAGCGCGCTGTCGACGTTCATCCTGCCGCTGCTGACCATGCTCGGCTTCGGCGTGGGCGTCGGGGCGTACGTCGACAACGGCGTGGGCGGCGTGCCCTACCTCGACTGGATCGTGCCCGGACTGATCGCCTCGACGGTGATGCAGGTGGCCATCTTCGAGTCCACCTGGCCGGTGCTGAGCGGCTTCAACTGGGTCCGGACGTTCGAGGGGCAGGCGGCCACGCCGGTGCGCCTCGACGACATCCTCGGCGGCAACCTGCTGTACGTGCTCTTCCGGGCGCTGACCGGCGCGGTGGCGTTCCTGATCGTCGCGCTGGCCTTCGGCGCGCTGCACTCGCCGTGGGCGCTGGCCGTGCTGCCGATCTCGCTCCTGCTCGCGCTCGCCGTGGCGGCGCCGACGTTCGCGTACAGCTCGTCGGTCCGCAGCGACAGCTACCTGGCGCTGCTCTTCCGGTTCGCGGTGATCCCGATGTCGCTGTTCGCGGGGGTGTTCTTCCCGGTCGAGTCGCTGCCGGTGGGGCTGCGCTGGCTGGCGTACGCGTCGCCGCTGTGGCACGGCGTCGACCTGTCCCGGGCGGCCACGCTCGGCGTCGCACCGGACTGGTCGGCCGCCGGGCACGTGCTCTACCTGGCCCTCTGGGCGGGTGCCGGCTACGCGCTGGCCCGCGTCCGGTTCCGCAAGCGGTTGGTGGTCTAGACATGGTGGCTCTCGTCCTGCCCCGGCTGATCAGCTTCGAGGGCGCGGGTCGGCGGTCGGCGTCGGTGGCCGAGCGCAACGTCGCCGCGCTCAAGTCGGCGTACTGGATCGTGCTGATCTCGGGCTTCTTCGAGCCGCTGCTCTACCTGCTGTCGATCGGCGTCGGCGTGGGCGACCTGGTCGGCGACCTCACCCTGCCCGGCGGCCGGGTCGTGGAGTATGCCGCGTTCGTCGCCCCGGCCATGCTCGCCTCGGCCGCCATGTCCGGCGCCTTGTCGGAAACGACCTTCAACTTCTTCGGGAAGATGAAGTACATGAAGCTCTACGACGGGATCCTCGCGACGCCCGTCAAGCCCTTCGAGATCGCGCTGGGCGAGCTGATGTGGGCGATGGTGCGCGGCTCGCTCTACTCCGCGGCCTTCCTGGTCGTCATGGTGGCGCTGGACCTGACCACCGGGCCGCGGGCGCTGGCCGCGTTCCCCGCCGCCGTGCTGGTCGGCTTCGCGTTCGGTGGGATCGGCATGGCGCTGTCCACCTTCATGCGCGGCTGGCAAGACTTCGACCTGGTCGGCTCCGTCCAGTTCGCGCTCTTCCTCTTCTCCGGCACGTTCGTGCCCGCCGAGTCGTACCCGGCGGCGCTGCGGTGGGTGGTCGAGGTGACCCCGCTCTACCGCGCGGTCGACCTGATCCGCGGCATCAGCACCGGCGCGTTCGGCGCGGTGCAGTGGCTCGACATCGCGTACCTGCTCGTGGTCATGGGCCTCGGGCTGGCCGTCGCGGCTCGCCGGATGACAAAGCTCTTGTGCAAGTGAGACCAGCTTTCGTCGGCACAGTCAAAAGTTTGTAGCTTCAGGGCCTTTCTTTCGGCGAGATCTCGGTCTAGCGTCTGCTTTCAGGCGTAACACGCTCGACACATCCAGCGCTTCGGCGGCGCTGGACCGTTTGTTCACCTCACTTCTCCCTCTGTCTCGTCGACGGCGGCTCCCCGGCCGCTGCTGAAAGGTGGGAACAAATGTCGCTCAACCGTCGCAAGGTGCTCGCTGCCTCTGCCGGCGCGGCCGCCGCACTTGCCGCCGCCGGCCTCCCGGTCCTACAGACCGCGACCCCCGCGATCAGCCACGGCAAGCTCCGCGCCGAGCCGCTCATCCCGCACAAGAACCGCGGGATCATCCTGTACGCCGTGCGCGACCGGATCGGCGCGGCGCCCGACGAGTCCGGCATCCCGTACGGCTTCGAGCGGGTGCTCGCCCGGCTGGCCGAGATCGGCTACAAGGAGATCGAGTTCGCCGGGTACAACCAGCACACGTCGATCCTGGGCCGGCAGATCACGGCCAAGGAGATCCGCAAGATCCTGGACGACAACGGGCTGGTGGCCAACGGCACCCACACCCAGATCCGGGCGGACACCTTCACCCAGCAGCTCGACATCGCCGAGGAGCTGGGCATGAAGCACATCGGCACGGGCAGCGACCCGACCGGCAGCGCGTACAAGGCGGACTGGGACGTGGCCGCCGACCTGTGGAACGAGCTCGGCCGGCAGGCGCGCAAGCGGGGCATGAAGCTCTACACGCACAACCACGACGCCGCGTACGGGTTCCTACTGGACACCGGGCCGCTGGACGACCTGGGCCGGCCCACCCGCTCGTCCGGCACCCGCAAGCTGGAGTACTTCTTCACCAAGGCCGACGCGCGGTACGTCTTCTTCGAGATGGACATCTACTGGGCGTACGTCGCGCGGTTCAAGCACAAGACGTACACCGACAAGTGGGGCCAGACGCGCACCGACCTCTTCGACCCGATCCTGACCGTGGCGCCGCGGACCGACCGGTTCCCGCTCTTCCACGCCAAGGACGGCGACCGGGCGCCCGAGCAGGCGAACGGCCACGTGATGGTGCCGCTGGGCGAAGGCGACATCAACTTCCAGCAGTTCTTCGAGGAGATCGGGGAGCAGAACTACCACCACGCCAACTGGGAGCAGGACACCGCCCCCGGTGGCGCGGCCAACCCCGGCCAGTCGTTGAACTTCGCCGCCATCAGCTACCAGAACATGAGCGACCTCGTCATCTACCGCCACTAGCGGTCGTTCGCGCCCCCGTGGCCCCGCCGCCCGCGCGGCGCCGCGCCGATCAAGGACCTGCCCGTCGATCAAGGGCGAATGGTCGTGCTTTGATCTCCGATCCACGACCGTTTGCCCTTGATCGACGCAGTTGTCCTTGATCGGCGGGGCGGCGGATGGGCCGCGCAGGGTGGTCCGCAAGGCCACTTCTGCTCAGTTAGAAAAAAGTTGTGCATCGGATCGCGTAAAGGTCTGGACATCGGGAGCGGAAGGCTCCTAGTGTGTCGGACACGACACGCCGACGTTGCGTCGATGTGAACCGCTTCTGAGGGAGGGTTCAGTGCGTACGGCCGAACCTCTGCATCTGCGGCTTCTCCGCCTTTTGCGCGATCACGGCACGGTTTCCCGCGCCGAGCTGGCGGACCGCCTGGAGATCCCGCGGCCCCGCCTGCTGGCCGAGCTGGAGCGACTGGTCGGGCTCGGCTACGTGGCCGAGGCCGGCATGGCCGCCTCGCGGGGCGGCCGCCGCTCGACGCTGGTCGAGCTCAACCCCAACCTCCGGTTCGCGGCCGTCGACCTGGGCGCCAGCTCGGTCGACGTCGAGGTGACCAACGGGCGGCTGGAGCCGGTCGCCGCGTACGCCGAGGCGGCCGACATCCGCTCCGGCCCCAAGGTGATCCTGCACCGGGTCAACGAGCTGCTCGCCAAGGCCAAAGTGGACGGTGCGTACGAGAAGCTGGACGCGGTCGGCATCGGGGTGCCGGGGCCGGTGAGCTTCCGCGACGGCGTGCCCGTCTCGCCGCCCATCATGCCCGGCTGGGACCGCTTTCCGGTGCGCGAGCTGCTCACCCGCGAGCACGGTTGCCCGGCGGTCGTCGACAACGACGTCAACATCATGGCGGTGGGGGAGCGGCACGGGGGCGTCGCGCACTCGGTCGACGACTTCCTCTTCGTCAAGATCGGTACGGGCATCGGCTGCGGGATCTACCTGACCGGCGACGTCTACCGGGGCACCGACGGGTGCGCCGGGGACATCGGCCACATCCAGGTCGACTCGCACGGCCCGATGTGCTCGTGCGGCAACGTAGGCTGCCTGGAGGCGCTCTTCAGCGGCGCAGCCCTGGCCAAGGACGCCACGCTCGCGGCGCGCAACGGCACGTCGCCAGCGCTGGCCGACCGCCTCGCGGCGAACGGGGTCGTCACGGCCCGCGACGTCGCCGAGGCGGCCAGCGAGGGGGACGTCACCTGCATCCGTCTCATCCGGGACGGGGGAGGCGGGTGGGTGGCGTGCTGGCCGGCCTGGTCAGCTTCGCCAATCCCTCGATGATCGTGATCGGCGGCGGGCTGGCCCACCTCGGCCACATCCTCCTCGCCGAGATCCGCAGCGTGGTCTACCGGCGCTCGCTCCCGCTGGCCACCGGCAATCTCCCGGTGGTGCTCTCCGAACTGGGCCCGCGTGCCGGCGTCACCGGCGCCGCTGTGCTGGCCAGCGACGTGGCGTTCGAGCAGGCGTCATGACCGAGATGGGGGAGGTCGTCCTCGAGCTGACGGACGTCGTCAAGACGTTCCCGGGTGTCCGGGCGCTAGACGGCGTGCAGCTCGAGGTACGTGCCGGCGAGGTGCACTGCCTGCTTGGGCAGAACGGCGCGGGCAAGTCCACCCTCATCAAGGTGCTTTCCGGGGCGCACCGCCCGGACGAGGGCCGCATCCAGTGGCTCGGCGAGGACTTCGCGCCGGCCAACCCGCAGGCCGCGATGAAGGCCGGCATCGCCACCATCTACCAGGAGCTGGACCTCGTCGACGACCTGTCGGTCGCGGAGAACGCCTTCCTCGG
Coding sequences within:
- a CDS encoding substrate-binding domain-containing protein: MKKTLALAVVLALAAGCTGKPEPNASEGPFKRGSGTLRVLAGSELTDLQPILEEAKAATGVTVKLTEIGTLDGIERVAAGTAGRDQDAIWFSSNRYLELHPDAAGRIDVSTKVANSPVVLGLRASVAKQLGWDKHRPTWSEIATAAGEGRFTYGMTNPAASNSGYSALVSVAAALAGTGRALTTNEITALTPRLQSFFAGQSLTAGSSGWLADAYVKRQAGDAPVDGLINYESVLLSVNAGKRLPEPLTVVYPADGVVTADYPLTLLAGASEQARTNYAAVADFLRRPSTQRKLMESTFRRPAVPGITLAKAFGPADGGLVELPFPSRYEAATALVTGFGDTLRKPARTIYLLDVSGSMKGARIKGLQTALLGLSGADTSLSGSLTRFNGREQVIMLPFSTTPKAPRRFDLPETGRQAVTGQIRGYVRGLAASGDTAIYEALVRGLDLARQLDAADPGRFTSVVLLTDGERTVGRTLAGFRSWHAKLPAKIKAIPVFTVLFGESHVGEMTQIATLSGGRTFDARSGSLTGVFKEIRGYQ
- a CDS encoding alkaline phosphatase D family protein; translation: MEIPNRNGLTINRRQILTGAAAVAGASTLAIGGPARAADTAAPFLLGVASGDPLPDAVVLWTRLMGNTRPVQVGWQVARDERFRRVVRSGTAWARPELAHSVHVDARGLEPGHEYFYRFRAHGHVSPVGRTRTAPHRFARPHRLRFGVASCQDMQNGYWPAYWGLADEDFDVVFHLGDYIYEYDPDSRFPDRSHTTPATLGLDQLRTLDDYRNRHAQYKSDPALRAAHAAGAWVVTWDDHETENNYAGFVDELDSGAAHQTAEEFARQRAAAYQAYYEHMPIRAHLRPGSDGMRIYRRFDFGLLARVNVLDTRQYRTDQPGPVDLGPEPFGRNNTTGTLTGDAQEQWLAHGLTHSPARWNVIAQQVMMSRTRFPNPGGPVPPTIVNLDQWDGYMPQRDRLLGLLHEAQVANPVVLAGDIHSTWISDLKLNFDDPASPVVAAEFVGTSISSDFPLAFDAPIKQANPLLNPHVRYFDGLKRGYLRCDVERGSWRTDVRVVDTIDVREAPVRTAASFAVEAGRPGVVAA
- the dnaG gene encoding DNA primase; this encodes MAGRIRDEDIALVRERTAIADVISEHVTLKSAGGGNLKGLCPFHDEKTASFTVAPARNVYFCHGCGQGGDAIKFLMDIDHLSFVESVERLAARAGIQLRYAEAGPAPVRQNQGQRQRLVAAHAAALEFYADQLRTAPAHKAREFLAERGFDRATAQQYACGFAPDAWDHLAKHLRQKGFTPQEMITAGLAREARSGSLIDRFRRRLLWPIKDLTGDVIGFGARKLFDDDDGPKYLNTPETPLYKKSHVLYGVDQAKREIAKQGRVVIVEGYTDVMACHLADVPTAVATCGTSFGTDHIGVLRRLLMDTDGFAGEIIFTFDGDAAGQKAALRAFEEDQKFVGRTFIAISPDNMDPCELRLAKGDMAVRDLVARREPLVDFALRQVLSRHDLDTVEGRVDAMRRAAPLVAKIKDREKRPEYVRKLAGDLGMEIEPVQRAVAAALGRTEAANGPAAVQASVDSPQSMVERECLKLALQMPALAGPMFDALGPEVYRHPVHAVVREAIAAAGGAASAAAGAVWIEGVRDACADLAAKALAGELAVEPLQLEMEPDMRYLSMQLAQLQLPGVMQRIGEIKSKVQRINPVSNADDHLRLFSELLPLEQKARALREQAVGGL
- a CDS encoding ROK family transcriptional regulator, coding for MVGVWPDNRHQAAVLRLLRDGGPRSRAELVDAVGLSRSKLSVDIDRLIERGLVDTVGPAASRGGRRSSLVQIAEATRFLGIDIGATTLDLAVTDGEMRVLARVTEHTDLRRGPAAVISQALELVNKLRADTGTTRFTGAGVGVPGPVSFREGVPVSPPFMPGWHRFPLRETLATELGCPVLVDNDVNIMALGEMHAGIARTFDDFLFVKIGAGIGCGIVAGGQVYRGATGSAGDIGHTSVDPHGPICVCGNTGCLEAFFGGAALTRDALVAARSGRSPHLADRLREAGAVTPVDVSTAATDGDPYAMGLVRDGARRVGQVLAGLVSFFNPGLVVIGGGVAGMGHALLAEIRAVVYRKSLPLATGDMPIALSEMGDQAGLVGAARLISDHVFTG
- a CDS encoding ABC transporter ATP-binding protein, which encodes MALIQARGLVKRFGDFTAVDGIDVDVQQGEAFGFLGPNGAGKSSTMRMIGCVSPPTGGTLRILGKDPLRDGPAIRARLGVCPQLDNLDPELTVKENLTTYARYFGIPRRVARERAAELLEFVQLTERANSKVEPLSGGMKRRLTIARALVNEPEIVLLDEPTTGLDPQARHLVWERLFRLKQQGVTLVLTTHYMDEAEQLCDRLVVMDGGRIVAEGSPRALIEQHSTREVVELRFAAESQEEFAGKLTGLGERVEVLPDRILLYVSDGDAAVAEVHGRALTPASVLVRRSSLEDVFLHLTGRTLVD